A stretch of DNA from Maridesulfovibrio sp.:
ACAGGATGACGTAACCTGTCTGTTCAATTACGTGGGTACTCCCACAGTCACCCGCGTCCTCCCGGTCATCAAGCATTTCAATTCCAGAAAATCAGTCTGCCTGTACTTCCCGTTTACCGGGGCGCAGCCTCAGCGCGAGTTTCCCTATGAGGAATTCGTTTTCAACCTGCGTGCTTCCTATCGTCAGGAAACATGGGGGCTTGTCCATAACCTGTACATGGTCGGGCGTAACCGCATTGCCGTTCTGTATCAGGCGGACGCGTACGGCCGCAGCGGCTGGGACGGTGTGCGCAAGGCTCTTTCCGAAAAGGGGCTGAAGCTGGCCGGTGAGGCAACATACAGGCGCGGAACGTCTTTTGCCGATTCCATGAAGGAACAGGTCGAGATTCTTGCCACGGCGCAGCCGGACGCGATTATAGCCATCGGTGCCTATGAAGCCTGTGCTGCGTTTATCCGGGATGCACGGGACAAGGGTCTTGATGTGCCCATCTGCAACCTTTCTTTTGTAGGCAGTGAGAATATGCTCAAGCTGCTGCTGCGCGAAGAAAAAAAGACCGGGCATAGCTATACCGGAAATCTGATCAACACCCAGACAGTTCCCAGCTACGAGGACACAACCCTGCCTGCCGTTGTGGAGTATCGTAAGGCAATGACCGAGAATCCGCCTGCGCCCCCTGAGGGATTTGGAAAAGATTACGATCCGCTCAAATTCAGTTTTATCAGCTTTGAAGGATTTTTGAACGCCAAGGTTATGACCGAAATCCTGAAAAGACTGTGTCTGCACCAGTACAACGGCAATATTTATGCGGCCACTCTGTCGGTACGCAAGCTGGATATAGGTGTTGGCACTGAAGTCAGTTTCGGACGGGGAAAGCATCAGGGACTTGACGAAGTCTACTACATGACAGTCTCGGACGGTAAATTCGTCCCCATGAGTGACTGGAGCAGGTGGAGCAAATGACGATCAAAATGCGCATGTCCAAGATTTTTCAGAAAACCATGCTTCTGAACTTTATTTTGTTCGGGGTCATTTCGTGTTCCATGTCGCTTATGTCGGCACTTACCCTGTACAACCACATGGTTGACGAATACATCAGCAAGGGAAAGGCTATTGCCGGAAGTATCGCCAGTTCCAGCGTTGAGATTCTCCTGAACCGGGATTCCTCAACTCTGCAGGCCATGATCGATCAGTTCAGGGACAGTGATGGGGCTGCCTATGTGTACGTTCA
This window harbors:
- a CDS encoding ABC transporter substrate-binding protein produces the protein MYLVRLNILAWMCLFFLQLCLPAQAENSKNFILGMSAAFTGPSKGLGIELYRGSQAYFDKINAQGGVNGHKIIIQYYDDGYNPLPAIRNTIKLVEQDDVTCLFNYVGTPTVTRVLPVIKHFNSRKSVCLYFPFTGAQPQREFPYEEFVFNLRASYRQETWGLVHNLYMVGRNRIAVLYQADAYGRSGWDGVRKALSEKGLKLAGEATYRRGTSFADSMKEQVEILATAQPDAIIAIGAYEACAAFIRDARDKGLDVPICNLSFVGSENMLKLLLREEKKTGHSYTGNLINTQTVPSYEDTTLPAVVEYRKAMTENPPAPPEGFGKDYDPLKFSFISFEGFLNAKVMTEILKRLCLHQYNGNIYAATLSVRKLDIGVGTEVSFGRGKHQGLDEVYYMTVSDGKFVPMSDWSRWSK